Proteins encoded by one window of Gemmatimonadaceae bacterium:
- the ribH gene encoding 6,7-dimethyl-8-ribityllumazine synthase, translating to MAEFSGTPSGEERRFAVVASRFNQSIVERLVDGALDALVRHGASADNVDVVWVPGAWELPLAVRRLLASERYHALVAVGAVIRGDTPHFDYVAGEASRGLAQASAEFDVPIGFGLLTCDNDEQAEARAGGAHGNKGWDAALAALEMADLFDRLDASDES from the coding sequence ATGGCCGAATTTTCCGGAACGCCCTCGGGCGAAGAACGCCGCTTCGCCGTGGTGGCGAGCCGATTCAATCAATCGATCGTCGAAAGGCTCGTGGACGGTGCGCTGGATGCGCTGGTTCGGCATGGGGCGTCGGCGGACAACGTCGACGTCGTATGGGTGCCGGGCGCCTGGGAGCTGCCGCTTGCCGTGCGCCGCTTGCTCGCCTCAGAGCGATATCACGCGCTCGTGGCAGTCGGTGCGGTCATTCGCGGCGACACGCCGCACTTCGACTACGTCGCCGGCGAAGCGTCGCGCGGGCTGGCGCAGGCGAGCGCGGAGTTCGACGTGCCGATCGGGTTCGGCCTGCTCACGTGCGACAATGATGAACAAGCCGAGGCACGGGCCGGCGGCGCGCACGGCAACAAGGGTTGGGATGCCGCGCTCGCGGCGCTCGAGATGGCGGACCTCTTCGATCGACTGGATGCCTCGGACGAGAGTTGA